CTGACGGAAACCATCCACAGCAGCGGGGCCAGCGTAATCGCCGCGAAGGCTGCAACCAGCGCGGTCATGCCGAGGCGCGCCGTCATGCGCGCCGCCTGCGATAGATCCGCAGCGCCAGCGCCGGGATCAGCGCGGCCGCCAGAATGCAGGCGAACAGCACGACCGCGACAGCTGCGCCAATGCCCAGGTTCCACCACTGGAAGCCCTGATCGAACATCAGATACAGGACCGTGATCGTCGATTGGGCGGGTCCACCCTCGGTCATCACGTAAGGTTCCGCAAAGAGCTGGAACATGGCGATAACCGCGAGCACCGCGACCAGCCCGGCGGCGGGGGCGACCGCGGGCAGGGTAACGTGCCGCAGGCGCGACCACCAGCCCGCACCGTCGATCCGGGCCGCCTCGTCCAGTTCGCGCGGGACGGTCTGGAGGGCGGCGAGGAAGATCAGCATGGAATAGCCGAAGCTCTTCCAGACGACGAACACAGTGATCGCGGGAATGGCCCAGCGCGGATCGCCCAGCCAGTCGACTGGGGGCAGGCCGATCGCGCCCAGAGCATGATTGAACAGGCCGTACCGGGCGTGGAGCATGTATTTCCAGACCACAGCCGCAGCGACCAGAGTGGTCACGTAAGGGGCGAAGAACACCGCGCGCCATGCCGGACGCCAGGCGACCATCCGTTCATTGACCAGGATCGCGGCGAAGAAGGCGACGACCACGACCAGCGGCACGCCCAGCAGGACGAACCAGAACGTATTGCCCAGCGCGGTCCAGAACAGCGGGTCGGAAAGCAGCGCGGAATAGTTGGCGAGGCCGACGAACCGCAAATTGCCGATGTCGGCCAGCGCATAAATGTCGAAATCGGTCAGGCTCAGCGCCAGCGACGCGACCGTCGGCAGGATGAAGAACAGCGCAATGGCGATCAGCGCCGGTGCGCTCAACAGCCAGCCGGCGCGGCGTTCGGCGCGGGAAGCCAGGCCGGTCATGCTCGTTTGTCCCGCGTGGCCATCCACCGCCGCTTGGCCAGAATGCGATCGACCCGCAGATCCATTTCCCGCGCTGCGCCGCGAACCGTGAACTCTCCGCGAACCATGCGGTCGGCGACGATCTGCATTTCGGTCACCACCCGTTCCCATTCGGGCACTTTGGGCAGCGGGCGGGCCCGTTCCAGCTGGCGGGCGAAGGGGGCGACGACCGGGTCCCGCGCCAGCTCTCCGCGCGTCCATGCCGATCGCATCACCGGCAGATCCCCCGTCGCGTGGTGGAGGGCGAGCTGCGCGTCGGGGCGCAGCAGCCGGCGGACGGCGTTCCAGGCTTCGCGCTGGCGCGCGCCGCCGGCAAAGACGACGAGGCTGGAACCACCCGGGGCCGAAGCACCAATGCCGGACGGGCCGGGATTGGGCGCCGTGGCCCATTTCCCTTGCATTGCGGCGGGCAGGCGTTCGCGCATCTCGCCGATCATCCACGGCCCTGACGGATAGGCCGCGAACCATCCGCGGGCGAACTCCGCCCAGCGGTTGGCGATCTGGGCACCGGTGACGATCGGCGCCAGTCCTTCGTCGAACAGGGATTTGTAGAAACCCAGTGCCTCCACGAACGCGGGCGCGGCGAAGGCGCCTCGCGTGCCTTCGTCGCGCAGAAAATCCGCCCCTG
The nucleotide sequence above comes from Pelagerythrobacter marensis. Encoded proteins:
- a CDS encoding carbohydrate ABC transporter permease; translation: MTGLASRAERRAGWLLSAPALIAIALFFILPTVASLALSLTDFDIYALADIGNLRFVGLANYSALLSDPLFWTALGNTFWFVLLGVPLVVVVAFFAAILVNERMVAWRPAWRAVFFAPYVTTLVAAAVVWKYMLHARYGLFNHALGAIGLPPVDWLGDPRWAIPAITVFVVWKSFGYSMLIFLAALQTVPRELDEAARIDGAGWWSRLRHVTLPAVAPAAGLVAVLAVIAMFQLFAEPYVMTEGGPAQSTITVLYLMFDQGFQWWNLGIGAAVAVVLFACILAAALIPALALRIYRRRRA
- a CDS encoding extracellular solute-binding protein codes for the protein MGPGLSRRRLLASTLAGSAALALGGCARSDRLTFWAIGNEAAALPALLDSHNLGDLKVQPLPWSGAHQKLLTGFAGDALPDLAQVGNSWLGELDAIGALAPVPDDVAAGIDPFPAVIESNRISGRLMALPWYVDTRVQFYRSDLFARAGYAAPPLEWQEWKRALARIRSQSGGETYGVLLPLDEFEHLQTLALSAGADFLRDEGTRGAFAAPAFVEALGFYKSLFDEGLAPIVTGAQIANRWAEFARGWFAAYPSGPWMIGEMRERLPAAMQGKWATAPNPGPSGIGASAPGGSSLVVFAGGARQREAWNAVRRLLRPDAQLALHHATGDLPVMRSAWTRGELARDPVVAPFARQLERARPLPKVPEWERVVTEMQIVADRMVRGEFTVRGAAREMDLRVDRILAKRRWMATRDKRA